The following are encoded together in the Candidatus Omnitrophota bacterium genome:
- the proC gene encoding pyrroline-5-carboxylate reductase: protein MKKIGIIGGGNMGEAIIASSLKKFSICVNEKDKKRCAYLKSRYKTKTMDLTAIAKSSDIIILAVKPQDIEEVLNVLKGRITKNQLVISIAAGITTRFIEKILKENVRIVRTMPNMPALIGQGITAVAKGKYASSNDLIVARRIFDHVGQTIIVQEKLIDGITAVSGSGPAYVYYFMECLINAAKSLGFSESMAKQLVKATFLGSINLAQQKNLDPEVLRAKVTSKGGTTAAALNVFTKKKFETIVKAALTAAKKRAVQLSKG from the coding sequence ATGAAAAAAATTGGTATCATTGGCGGCGGGAATATGGGTGAGGCGATCATCGCCAGCTCCCTTAAGAAATTCTCTATTTGCGTTAACGAAAAAGACAAGAAACGTTGTGCTTATTTAAAGAGCCGCTACAAAACTAAGACGATGGATTTGACAGCAATCGCTAAATCGTCGGATATTATTATTTTAGCGGTTAAACCTCAGGACATAGAAGAAGTTCTTAATGTCTTGAAGGGCAGGATTACAAAAAATCAATTAGTGATTTCTATTGCCGCCGGCATCACAACTCGTTTTATCGAGAAAATCCTCAAAGAAAATGTTCGAATAGTGCGCACCATGCCCAATATGCCTGCCTTGATCGGCCAGGGAATAACGGCGGTTGCCAAGGGAAAATATGCCAGCTCAAATGATCTTATTGTTGCGCGCAGGATTTTTGATCACGTAGGGCAAACCATCATTGTTCAAGAAAAACTCATAGATGGTATTACGGCTGTCTCGGGAAGCGGTCCGGCCTACGTGTATTATTTTATGGAATGTTTGATCAATGCGGCGAAGTCTCTAGGATTTAGTGAGTCCATGGCGAAGCAACTAGTGAAAGCCACATTTTTAGGAAGCATTAATCTTGCTCAGCAAAAAAATCTTGACCCCGAAGTTTTGCGCGCAAAAGTAACATCAAAAGGCGGCACGACGGCTGCCGCTTTAAATGTATTTACGAAAAAGAAATTTGAAACAATTGTTAAGGCGGCGCTTACGGCGGCTAAAAAAAGAGCAGTTCAATTATCCAAGGGATAA
- a CDS encoding YggS family pyridoxal phosphate-dependent enzyme: protein MAMISENIAHLRDDISLLCHKLGRNPQEITLVVVTKFASIDQINEACAYGITDIAENKVQEAENKFAHLKGAHPSPVRHMIGHLQTNKVKDALRVFDIIQSVDSLKLAQSIDQEAKKLNRPAGVLVQINTSGEAQKFGFSNEEAFDAVEKISVLNNLRILGLMTMAPLTQDEEIIRNSFRQLRQFRDRIKSELSGCKNVEMKYLSMGMTSDYRIAIEEGSNMVRIGRAIFKEA, encoded by the coding sequence ATGGCAATGATTTCTGAGAATATTGCTCATTTGCGGGATGATATCTCGTTGCTTTGCCATAAGTTAGGACGAAATCCGCAGGAAATAACTTTAGTCGTTGTTACTAAATTTGCTTCCATTGATCAGATCAATGAAGCCTGTGCTTATGGCATTACGGACATTGCCGAAAATAAAGTACAGGAAGCGGAAAATAAATTTGCTCATTTGAAAGGTGCTCATCCGTCGCCTGTGCGGCATATGATCGGCCATTTGCAGACCAATAAAGTGAAAGATGCGCTGCGAGTTTTTGACATCATCCAATCGGTTGACAGTTTAAAATTGGCTCAATCCATAGATCAAGAGGCTAAAAAGCTTAATCGCCCAGCAGGTGTCTTGGTCCAGATTAATACATCCGGCGAAGCACAAAAGTTCGGTTTTTCTAATGAAGAAGCTTTTGATGCGGTCGAAAAAATATCCGTATTAAATAATCTGCGGATCTTAGGCTTAATGACGATGGCGCCATTGACCCAAGATGAAGAAATAATTCGCAATTCTTTTCGCCAATTGCGGCAATTTCGCGATAGAATAAAAAGCGAATTAAGCGGTTGCAAAAACGTGGAGATGAAATATCTGTCCATGGGAATGACGTCAGATTATAGGATCGCTATTGAAGAAGGATCAAATATGGTGCGCATCGGGCGCGCTATTTTTAAAGAAGCCTAA
- the plsY gene encoding glycerol-3-phosphate 1-O-acyltransferase PlsY, producing the protein MILLNIALSLIISYLIGSIPTAYIAGRLKGIDIRQHGSGNVGATNAFRVLGKVPGSIVLLIDVAKGIIPVTLIGDAFGLEGVLPRILLAICVVVGHNWTIFLNFKGGKGMATSLGVLIGLTFEITAIRPVLGLSVLLWGIVFLSTGFVSLASVIAAVFLPVWMIVLKQSTELIVLGIIFCVFIVLRHRSNIERLLKNQESRVRFSFFKKSPSS; encoded by the coding sequence ATGATTCTTCTCAACATCGCGCTTAGTTTAATTATTAGTTATCTTATCGGGTCTATTCCTACCGCTTATATAGCCGGGCGATTAAAGGGAATTGATATCCGCCAGCATGGTTCCGGAAATGTCGGGGCTACAAATGCCTTTCGCGTTTTGGGAAAAGTTCCGGGGAGCATTGTTTTGCTGATTGATGTCGCCAAGGGAATTATCCCGGTGACTTTGATCGGAGATGCTTTTGGATTGGAAGGAGTTTTGCCTCGGATCCTTTTGGCTATTTGTGTTGTGGTTGGGCACAACTGGACTATTTTTTTAAATTTTAAAGGCGGTAAGGGCATGGCCACAAGTTTGGGGGTCTTAATTGGGCTCACCTTTGAGATAACTGCCATTCGTCCGGTTCTCGGATTATCGGTTCTGCTTTGGGGCATTGTATTTTTATCGACCGGATTTGTGTCTTTGGCATCCGTTATCGCCGCGGTGTTTTTGCCCGTCTGGATGATCGTTTTAAAACAATCCACCGAGCTTATTGTTTTGGGGATCATCTTCTGTGTTTTTATCGTTTTGCGCCATCGTTCCAATATCGAAAGACTGCTAAAAAATCAAGAATCCCGCGTTCGCTTTTCCTTCTTCAAAAAAAGCCCTTCTTCTTAG